A genomic window from Lycium barbarum isolate Lr01 chromosome 4, ASM1917538v2, whole genome shotgun sequence includes:
- the LOC132637857 gene encoding probable disease resistance protein At1g52660, whose translation MERGVGKTSILVEINNRLLRESTTFDHVIWVTASEDLNVKKLQKDIAREVGLSFNDEDDEMTRAAQLLEAFLRKFRFVLVIDDLWEAFPFEVIGIPFPGALCKVTIPTRSTTVCRVMETMREIEVSVLFEEEAWSLFKQKVGDEVLASPRLQAVAKNVSKECGAVPQAIVTAFLKHDVVGTHFGPFK comes from the coding sequence ATGGAACGGGGTGTGGGTAAAACATCCATCCTGGTAGAAATCAATAATCGACTTTTGAGGGAGAGCACAACTTTTGATCATGTCATTTGGGTCACGGCATCTGAGGATTTAAATGTCAAAAAATTGCAAAAGGATATTGCTAGAGAAGTAGGTTTATCTTttaatgatgaagatgatgaaatgACAAGAGCAGCTCAATTACTTGAAGCCTTTTTGCGAAAATTTCGATTTGTTTTAGTTATAGATGACTtgtgggaagcatttccttttgAGGTCATAGGAATCCCATTCCCAGGTGCGTTATGCAAGGTGACAATACCTACCAGATCCACGACGGTTTGTCGTGTCATGGAAACAATGAGAGAGATTGAAGTTAGTGTGCTTTTTGAAGAAGAAGCATGGAGCCTCTTTAAACAAAAGGTCGGTGACGAGGTGCTAGCATCTCCAAGATTACAAGCTGTTGCCAAGAATGTGTCGAAGGAGTGTGGAGCTGTCCCACAAGCTATTGTAACA